Part of the Undibacter mobilis genome is shown below.
GACAATGACGAGACCGCGCTGCGTGCCCTGCTCGCCCGGCTGGAACAAGAGCACCGCGATCTTGATGCGGCGATCGCCGCACTGGCGTCCTCGCCCGGCTCCGACCTCATCCAGGTCCAGCG
Proteins encoded:
- a CDS encoding YdcH family protein, which codes for MNDNDETALRALLARLEQEHRDLDAAIAALASSPGSDLIQVQRLKKRKLVLRDKIRQIEDQLTPDIIA